The Castanea sativa cultivar Marrone di Chiusa Pesio chromosome 4, ASM4071231v1 sequence agacatattgaattgaaccgtgtgagatttattattctcctaatgactgtcaaatgaataataaatctcacgacttctatttgcatgaactcttaaacCTAAaagaataatggatctgatcatgaggtgtaggttgctttgatatatcaggagtgagatctaaagtaacagtcaaaacctcagtatgttgagcagccacatttggtgttgatggaacatatattctcaagatggaattcataatcttttaacgaaaatataaaatatttccttgagataagtttaatgggtttggttattcagagtgttaggcctaaccactttagtaaggagttactaaagtatatatttatgaaattggatttcataaatatatgatgaataaccttaaaggattaaatcgggtactcaaggattaagatatagtaattttcaaagtggcagtctatttcatgactttgtattgctacaaatattttatgaaggggttgcatgtataataaagttttgggatataatttattaataaggcctagagtgcaattatatttatatagtggtattaaatataattaatggtaactttggacttgtcaaaagttgacggaaaagcccaaagcccattggagctagtgtcttattggtccattttagtcccactccaaaccaTACACaaaagctcaattggaaaggtccaataggccagcccaattgaTAATCTGTTAGTTGTAAAGGGAggacatacataattttttataagaagagaaaataaggaagagagacatcattgtgaaatggtgtgcaTGTGAGAatgagacactctatcattctcccttgaaaactgactgagagaccacacatcttgggcgtaaagtggaattgaagtgaagattaaaagtgtttccgagtacttctaattttttttttgaatttcaccataccaaggtacgctatcttgttcttaaattctaaaatttacatggTGCATGTTGTCAGTTATGAataaaatagatccatgtttgttacttccgctgtgtgttttgtatgaaatacaaaaccaaattttccaacaatGGACACTGGTGTGGTGCCAGTCACAACATCTCCAATGCTTAAGTTAGTGATTAGAAATCCTTTTGGAATAAAATGAGAAGTGTAAAAGTATGTCTTTGAGGTTGGAGTTGTGTACCTTCTGTGCTTCTAATGatcgtgtatatatatatagtctttgGGGGTTTCTAGCCGTTGGGACCTTGATTGTGGTTTTAATGCTCTTCTCGTAACACCCCAGTCTCATGATTATGGAATTTAATGAGATTCCAACGGTTTGCCATTTGATCGGTAATTGCCTGAGGTATTAAGTGTTctttattattgatttatttgtgcttGTCCATGCTTTGTTGAGGTGGACGAGTGTGATGTCATCTACAGAATGTGagttcgtcagtcccatcagtttgtatctcatacaaaacatacgcagcgaaaaattaacgaatctacttcattcgcgaTTGATAACATACACTatgtaatttcaaaatttaagaacaagaaaacgTACCTTgaagcagtgaatttcaaaacaaagattagaagaacttggaaacacttttaatcttcactccaattctactaacatccaagaagtgtggtctctcaatcaatttccaaTGGAGTATTAGAGAGTGGCTTtctctcacacatacacaccatttcataataGTGTCACACTCGctctaaaattatgtatgtgtctccctttgtatctaactaattatctaattaggctggctttttgggcctttccaattgggcttaagtgtgtggcttggagtggggcCAAaggggaccaataagacactagctccaatgggtcttaggcttttttgttaactcttgataagtccaaagttaccattaattagatttaatacCACACtaaataaatatagttgcactttaggctttatttataaattatatcccaaaactttattgtacatgtaaccccttcataaaatattcgtagaaatacaaagtcatgaaggtagactgctactttgaagattactacatcttaattccttgagtacctagattaatcttttaagttattcatcatacatttataaaatccaattccataaatatatactttagtaactccttactaaagtggttaggtctaactctctgaataaccaaatctATTAAACTTTATcttaaaagaatattttatatctccgttaagagactatgaattccatcttgagaatatatgttccatcaacactaaatgtggtcgcccaacatactgaggttttgatcgttactttagatctcactcttgatatatcaaagcaacctacacttcctgatcaagtccattattttcttgagattaagagttcatgtaaatagaagtcgtgagatttattattcatttgacagtcattagaagaataataaatctcacaacagtCCAGTTccatatgttttaactcttaaaacatatcaacataccaattagaaatctctatttacaTGATTAAGACAAAACATCTTAGTTTATATGtcatagtcttcgcagataaaatgcccaatttcatcaccgactacgaattaaaattctaagtttacaaagaacttgttatttatatcttttgtgacttttcacataaatcatatactatgcatctcatagactatatgataatgacccaatattcatgttaccattatttttagataataataaaataactttattaattacaaaattaatgtcatacatagcatcatacaataggatttaagagcacacatcctaacatttTGTCCTATTTTATATTAGAATTagctaagtgttaaacaaaatcttggttaactcttattaaaaattagctaagtgttaaacagaatctcggTTATGTTCAACCCCTCGGGTCACATACCTTGGATAATTTAACTCTTATTGAATTagctaagtgttaaacagaacctcgatTATGTTCCATTCCTCAAGTTGCTAGCCTAGGGTAAACTATCCTTAGGAAAATCTATTAGATTCTAATCAGGATTTTGGTGACTTAACAATCTTTGGATCATACTTTTCAATCAAAGGAGTGTTAAAAAGAAAGTgaagttaatatatataaaaattatatatatgcaatAGGTTGCGAAGCAAAAAGTAACTGTGTAAGTAAAACAAgattgtcataaaaaaaaaatttggatccATTCATTCAAGCTTGGAGATCTTTTTATAAAAGGGTCAgaagtagaagaaaaagaaagagcaaCTACTAGATCTAACCTGTTACAAAATTTGCCTAAGTCCTTAACTAATAGAACTATTCAGCAgccttcttctctctctttatctttaCCCTAGGGCTGCACACCTTCCTCGACCTCCTAAGCTTCCAACTCCACTACTTGTATTAGGCCTTGCTTCTCTTTCTCAGCAGATGGCTCGGTAGATGAAGCAACTAAAGGTTGCAGTGCCGAGGAAGCAGGAGTAGAACTAGGCACTAGGGGAGTAGGGATGGGAGCAATGCGAAGGGTAGGGGGATAATAAACACTAGAGGGCCCTTTAAGGTCCTAGCTAGCATCTACTCCCGTTGCATTTAGATCCTCCCCTTATACTTCGAGGCAGAAGGCCCGAGCAATATCCCGAAGCTGGGCAGTCAGATTTTGGGCTGTCTTGTTCATTCTAGCATCGTATGTGGCTTGCTCAGCCTTCCCTTTCTTGGCATCCTTACCTTCTAGCTCCTTTATCTAAAGCTTGATTTGATCTTTTGCCGAGGTTAGCTACGCTTTGGTTTTCTTCAGTAAAACTTGTAACTCCACGGCCTACCTCTCTACCCCTCCCAAGGTAGCCTCAGCACTCTTGCGCCCCCTTTTAGCCTCGGCCAGGTGGAAGACAGAATCCTTATACTTCTTCTCTACCTTATCCAAGACCTTCTCTAAGATCGCCAACTTATTTTTCACCTCTCGGGACTTAGAAGAGCATAGTTAACCCATTCCTCGACCACAAAAGGATGCCTACAtagcctataaaaaaaatgtgcgCGTTAAGGTCTTAGCACTAGGGATATGAATAAATCAAGGTCCCTCTTTAGCGAGAGAAGCACCTCGCATTTCCTCATGTTCTTCAGATCCTACATGTCTTAGGGAAGGAGCAAAGCtttctcaaaaatttaaaaactagcCTAAATCTGCCCTTCCGGGCATCCCTCAAAGTTTCCTTTGATGTGAGGGGGTCCCCTGTGCTAAGCACAAAGGCAAGGTTCGAGATGGTGGCCTTGACATGTTGCTCCCCTTCAGCGCTTTTGCCAGCCCCTTCAGATGGGTCATTCTTTTACTAAGCCCTCGTAAGTCTAGGCTTCTTAGAAGGCAGTTGTTGGGAGGTCGGGGGTATTTCCCCTCCTCTAAACTCTCCTTTCCAGACTATTTTCCTCATTTCCTCTTCTTTTCAGTTGCTTCCAAGGCAAAGGGATGAGGTGGGATAGAAATAGGTGGCCGATGGACGATTGGCACTGCGAGGCATTTCCCCTAGCATGGGCAGTAAGTAGTGCCAGGAGGTCGGGCGTCTTCTCTTCGACCACCATTCCTTAAGGATATCAATAGCCTCTTGGCTAGTGCTGACTTAAGTAATAACGCGAGGACAACGATTGGGCTCGGGAGGCTCCTCAAAGTTAGCTCGGTAGAATacttcaaactctctctctctgtgtcaGCTTGGGTGGGTTCAGAGACTGGTTCTTCCCGCTCCTTGTCGGAAGGGATTGTCTTCTCATGGGAGTAAAGGAGCTTAGCCATAAGCTGAGCAAGTAGCCTAATGTCTTAAGTGCTTAGTGGAGGAGGTTCGGTAAAAAATTTGAGGACAGTTACGTCAATTAGTGCAAACCTCATATCTTTGGCTTTGATTACATGCTTAGGGGATTGGAAGCATTTAGAAATGGGCTTGAACCTGAGGATCACGTGAACTACCTGAAGCTGCCCGTCTAGGTGGAGAAAGATCTCGGATTGCAAAATCCTATTCAGCTCCGCGAAACTAACCAAGTTGCGATTTGGAGCTATGTGGAACTTGTCTGTAAAAGAAACTAGTTCGATaagaattgaaaataaaagaagctaAAGGAAGAAGGTACTCTAGTTATTCTAAGTCCTCGAGTACCCCACCTAGTTCCCCATCTTGGGTAGGGTAGTGCAAACCATCATGTCATTGACCCAAGATGATGAGGAAGTCTTTGTCCATATCCTTATTGGACTCGGGAATACAAGAAATCAATCTAACAGAGGGAACTCTACACTTAAAATAGTAACCCGTATCCTTCCCCCTTTGGAAATTGTAAACACAGTTCACGTCGTGCCAAGTGAGGTTGGTCCCCATTTTTCAGTTTATCATATCCACACTACTAATGGCCCTAAAAAGGTTGGGAGAGCATTGGGTAGGGGAGAGCCTAAAATTAATAAGGAAATCCCTTGTTACTTTATCCAGAGGAATCTCCATTCCGCCTTCAATAAAGACAATCATGGGGATAACTAATGCCCCATGGGGGTTTACCTATAAGTCACTCTCCTAACTCACAATGTTGTAGTTCTATGTTTTCGGGGATCCTATACTTAGCCTTAAAGGTGGCCATAACCTCCGAAGTATCAACTAACTTAGCAAACCTACCCATGTAATCCTattaggtaaaaataaaaaagggaagaaagaaaaaaagaattcctTTTATAATGATGGGTAAAGGGCCAAAGGCACTTATGAACTCTAATGGAAGATCTCATCGGACTGCTACTTCAaaggaaaattacaaaattatgtaaatgGGAAAAATTACTCCTACTTCCCCTATGTATAGGGATAGGAAATGGATGATAAATTTCCTGCTCATTAATCCTAAGAAATCTGGGCTGATGGATCACCATTGCACTGTAGACCGTGGGGGGACAAATAGTTGCCTGATGCAGTACTTGTAGCGATGTGGATACCGAAGCGTTAGGAGCGTTCACAAGACAGATGAAACAACGTCCCCATGTGGGAATGCGATTAGCACGTGACAACCCTCCCACCTTCTACTAAAACCTCGCTCTTAGAGTATCTCTCGAGAGCAAGGTTTTAAGGGGCTATTATGGTGGAGTCGAGGACCGAAGAGCCCAATTCGAGGACAAATTTGTCCAATCCAAGCGAAGAAAGATAGGCCAACTCAAAGGACTGTGCCTACCCAAAGAAAGCAAGAGAGCCAAAGGATGACTGACACCTTTTTGAAGCCCAAGGTCAAGGGAAAAGATAGTAATGGGAGGAAACGAGACTTGTGAGGGTGGTAAGAGAAAGCTTCTTGAAGAAGAAACTTCCCACCTCTGCATACAATACTTTGCACCACCTAACCAGctacattaatgaggaaatgactcTTGAACAGTAACATCACAACTAACAATTCTCTCTACCACCTCTAGAAGGGtcctaatgggacaagtatcctaagGGATCACCTGAAACGTACAAGTGGAGGGCTAGAATGCTAGGAAAAGGACTATAAAAGGAAGGGAACCTCCAAGAAAAAGGGGATGAATAATctccaagaaaaaagaaacaagtgaGAGAATTGTGGATTACCTTGTAAAGAACAGGAGCTTAACTTATTTATAAAAGATTGAGCCTCGGACCCACCCGAGGAGGGTATTATCCTCAATTATTGTTCTAAGTGCACTTATCTGTTACTTTAGATTCAGCAACCTTAGATTTAGACTTACTTTTACATTGCACTTGAGTTAAAGACCCACtctcttaaaaatttattgtttcttgATTTGAAGGACAATGTACCACTATTCTAGGTGGACTCTAGCCTTTATTTTTAGTGTCCTTACACTTACCATGTGTATTTAGTTCatccaataaaatgatgtcacgccattttttttatgtcatttcatttttaattatttaattattcattttttttaggttgcaaaaataatattgtattaGTTTATTGGATAAACTAAATACACGTGACAAATTTATGGGGCACTTAGTGctggtttggatccagcttattatgggctgcgtctgcgttttgtttttttgttttttttttttcttctgctgtgggggacaagcgcgcagtgcgcgcactgtgcgcgtactgtgcgcgcactatgcgcactgtgcgcgtactgtgcgcgcactgttcatgtacgtttttgacaattttttatcaaaCATGGGTCCCGcaatactatttacacatttaaaaattattttgctacagtgttttcagttttcagcaataagttctatccaaacggacccttagtattCGTTTGGATTGCGCTTTTTCTCCTATGCGTCTGCGTTTGGCCAAAATATGgtgggtctcgtgcactgttcacgggacccgcAATTACctttttcaccaaaaataactttaaaaatagattccacagtactatttacacatttaaaaattattttactacagagttttcagtttttagtaataagCGATATCTAAATACACTTTTAATATAGAATATTGATAAGAGAGATTGTTaatgcaaataaaataaaacttcagGTGAAGTTCAAATTCTAAACattaagagtccgtttggatagaacttattgctgaaaactgaaaacactgtagcaaaataatttttaaaggggtaaaaaatactattcattctagaagttactgttcattggcctaaaatcattGTTCATAGCCAATAAACAATAACAAAcacgcgttgaaaaaaaaaaataataaaacgtggacgcagctagaagaagctggatccaaacggtctcttaagtataaaatctaaATGTTCACACTTTAAGGTgtaatttatctttaaaaaaaaaaaatattggaaacTTACTGAGAAAGTTTGGAAAAGCAAatatcagggaaaaaaaaaaaccaaattgaataaaaatttgggGCCCGAGACTTGAGGACTAAGTAGCagtctataaaaataaaacaaaatccattAGTCTTCGTCTCGTCAAAAGCCTCACTCTGCACGCATTTCGCATcacccacacacacactctctctgtgtttgtttttttctctctctcctgcGCTTTCATTTCAAACCCTCCGCGCGTGACTCTCAATCTCCGGCGAGTTTCTCGTAGAACCTCGCTATTCCCGGCATTCCGATCATCCTCCACCGACGATCGGTTGCGATCCACAGGTATTGCTTCCCatactctcttctctctctctctctctctctctctctaacagtCTCACACACACTAAAACCTATTTTCCGTACACTACGTTCAGGTTTCTTGCATTTTGCTCTTGATGCATTACTATTTCTTTAGCTTGAACTGATTTTCTGATTCTCGCTTCAAATAATCGTACTGAATATACattttgtgtgtatgtatatgcGCTTTGTGTGTATGCATGTGCATGTAGCACCAACATGTTTGCTTGTTGATTGTAGTGTATGTGCAATGGACGATCGGTATCGTTTTCGCGAAACCTAGGGTTTCTTCTTAAGCTAAAACTTGTGCTTTCTCCCTCTAAAATTTGAACTCTCTCGTTCTCTAGAAGTTAAAAAtctttactttttagttttatacAGTTGGATCTGTGTGCAATGGATGTATTGATGGTATTTCGAGttcatttttggtaaaaattggTGTTCGTCCAAGCCATTTATGGGTATTCAAAATTTTCCCCCTTTGTTTTTGGTAAGATATGAGTTTGTTTTGTGTATATGTCCCTTAATGCTCTGTTTGGATTCTGAGAAAgcataaggaaaaaaaaaggagttaaTAAATACTGCATTTTCATGTGTGGTTCGCTCTTAAAATGATCTGTAAAATTCAACTTGGTGGGGCATTATATTCAGTGTCAATTGATACTCTTTTGTGTGGTTTTTGCTgcaatattactattattattattattattttaatttaattttccttttgttgttttcttaaGGAAAAGTCTGATTTTTattgaacaagaaaaaaattcGAAACTTCtttgtttaaatatttgttgaaaataataTTCTGGggtaaaattatgaataaagtGCAAATTTCTTAGTAaagttgatttatttttataattgcaGCCAAAAGATGAGTTCAGGTAAAAACACAGAGCAGTTGAGTCATGGAGTGGCAGACATGAATCTGAATTCAGGGCAAGATGATGATGGTGAATGGGAGGTTTATGCAAGGAAGCCTAAGAACAGAGCTGGAAGCAGTACTGCAAAACGAGCTATtcagaataataataataataataataataatgctacTGCTACTACTAATTCTAGAGGGTGGGGAAATCCGAATCCAAATACGGTTCAAAAACAAGGCACCTGGGGTAATGGTGGAGGAGCTGGAAGGGGGTCAGGAAATACCTGGCCATCACAAGCGGGTGATTCTAGGCGACCTGCTGGAAGGGGATATGTTGCGAGGCCCCAATCTTCCTCCACAAGGTGTTTCGATAACAACTACAAGCCCCCCCAACAACCTGTAATTGGGCCTCCATTGCAGAGTGGATGGAACTGGCATTCTGTAGCTGGTTCCGCGCAATCCAAGGGTTCTGAGGATGGCCAGCAAAAGGATGAATACAGTGATGGGGAGAAGGATGATGAGGACCTCTCTGATGAAATTGATGATAGTGATGATGATTTACTTAGTGATGAATTTGATTCTGATGCGAGTGAAAAGAGTCATAACACTCGGAAGAAGAGCAGTTGGTTCAAGAAGTTTTTTAGCATTCTGGATGACTTGTCCATTGAGGACATAAACGACCCAGCAAGGCAGTGGCACTGTCCTGCCTGTCAAGGTGGTCCTGGTGCTATTGACTGGTATCGAGGCTTGCAGCCCCTGATGACACACGCCAAAACAAAAGGGTCGAAAAGAGTGAAAATGCATAGGGAGTTGGCTGAAATATTGGAAGAAGAGTTGCGCCTTAGGGGAACTTCAGTCGTTCCAGCTGGAGAGGCTTTTGGTAGATGGAAAGGTCTGAAAGATGACGAGAGAGATCATGAAATAGTCTGGCCTCCCATGGTTGTAATCATGAATACAAAGCTTGAACAAGACGAGAAAGACAAGGTACAATCATATTATCTTGTCTGCATTTGCAAATTAATATCCAAGATATTGTCATCACATATGCATTTTCAACCCACTATCTTTTGTCCAATATGTTTGGAGGTAAACTTGTTCCTTTTTATTGAGATTGTTTGATATGATTTATGCTTTAATTTTACTTGTCAAATGTGGCAGTGGGTAGGCATGGGAAACCAGGAGCTGCTTGACTATTTTAGCTCATATGATGCTGTGAAGGCGCGACACGCATATGGACCACAGGGGCACCGTGGGATGAGTCTCCTGATTTTTGAGGCATCTGCAAGGGGCTATTTAGAGGCTGAGCGCCTACACAAGCATTTTGCTGGGCAAGGAACTGACAGGAATGCTTGGGAGCGTAACCGTGTCAGGTTTTCAGCAGGTGGCAATCGCCAGCTTTACGGCTACATGGCCGTGAAAGAAGATTTGGATATATTCAATGAGCATAccaaaggttctctctctctctctctctctcatcagtCAAATACCTTGAAGACTTGTGATAAACCTAAAATGCataatgttttttctttttactatttttcttctttgtgaATAATAACTATGCTGATGTGGTGTGTAGTTGCCTCTGACATGCTTTAAGAATTATGATTGATTAGAGAAATCAAAGCTCAAGTATGAAATGAGGTCGTATCAGGAGATGGTTGTGAAGCAAATCAGGCAGATGAGTGAGGACAATCAGCAACTTGTCTATTTGAAGAACAAAGTTGTGAAGGAACGAAGGCATTCAAAAACTGTTGAAGAATCTCTTGAAATTGTGAGTGAGAAGCTGCGCAAAACACAGGAGGAAATTCGTATTGTGAGACAAAGAACCAACAAGCAGCATGAAGAGAACAAGGAAGAGGTAATACTCCCAATTGCAGGAAAATTTTACGGTTTAAGATGGAAACTAGTATATTTTGCTACAGTTGTTAGATCCTGCCTTCTTGTGCTGTATGGTATGGACCATGAAAAAA is a genomic window containing:
- the LOC142631117 gene encoding protein SUPPRESSOR OF GENE SILENCING 3 codes for the protein MSSGKNTEQLSHGVADMNLNSGQDDDGEWEVYARKPKNRAGSSTAKRAIQNNNNNNNNNATATTNSRGWGNPNPNTVQKQGTWGNGGGAGRGSGNTWPSQAGDSRRPAGRGYVARPQSSSTRCFDNNYKPPQQPVIGPPLQSGWNWHSVAGSAQSKGSEDGQQKDEYSDGEKDDEDLSDEIDDSDDDLLSDEFDSDASEKSHNTRKKSSWFKKFFSILDDLSIEDINDPARQWHCPACQGGPGAIDWYRGLQPLMTHAKTKGSKRVKMHRELAEILEEELRLRGTSVVPAGEAFGRWKGLKDDERDHEIVWPPMVVIMNTKLEQDEKDKWVGMGNQELLDYFSSYDAVKARHAYGPQGHRGMSLLIFEASARGYLEAERLHKHFAGQGTDRNAWERNRVRFSAGGNRQLYGYMAVKEDLDIFNEHTKEKSKLKYEMRSYQEMVVKQIRQMSEDNQQLVYLKNKVVKERRHSKTVEESLEIVSEKLRKTQEEIRIVRQRTNKQHEENKEEMDQQQQFYEDQLKIIRESRDEKEENFERMQQEEREKVKQLNANSSDAKRRAEEIEKFIECQDKEMEVFVSQRDNLVKIHEEKIAAMKKRHWEEEVEVEKEFDAELAQLMSQYSPHPHTNTGNGI